The following are from one region of the Salinirussus salinus genome:
- a CDS encoding TrkA C-terminal domain-containing protein has translation MASLPVEVLLGIYLGLLVGVIPALVSWGLAFVFRYTIDITIPAFGVTVLAVALAGVNGGLLALADKTITQNPDAPRLVTAIVVVAMLAMYAHQKGDTMGAEFPRRLTLSGLRSRTLSTELADIVGGDEVRVRVVGEVGDVEGYPPLPEDLRADLRAVERRFPADLRLDELETRVADRLRTEFDLADVSVSVDERGRATVSAAPPFSGLSKRVDEGRQAVSVATLVPTGLARGDEVTVATPDAEVAGTVVSARTDGAGATTPAVSQPTAPAEDGPDDEDGGDGHRPAPVRAPTTDGGEGRLTVAVSRADVKTLLGVDRAKVVVESRGTRREYEAVSLLRRAGRRVRRLTVGDGSALAGRSVGAARVREEFGATVLAVRTADGWQFAPGGGTTLDPDDELFAVGEPDALEGLADALAGRRTGTGGGDD, from the coding sequence ATGGCCTCGCTCCCGGTGGAAGTGCTTCTCGGCATCTATCTCGGGCTCCTGGTCGGGGTCATCCCGGCGCTGGTCTCCTGGGGGCTCGCGTTCGTCTTCAGGTACACCATCGATATCACTATCCCCGCGTTCGGGGTGACGGTGCTGGCGGTCGCGCTCGCCGGGGTCAACGGCGGGCTGCTCGCGCTTGCGGACAAGACCATCACCCAGAACCCCGACGCACCGCGACTGGTCACCGCCATCGTCGTGGTGGCGATGCTGGCGATGTACGCCCACCAGAAGGGCGATACGATGGGCGCGGAGTTCCCCCGCCGGCTCACGCTGTCGGGGCTGCGCAGCCGGACGCTCTCGACGGAGCTCGCGGACATCGTCGGCGGCGACGAGGTCCGGGTGCGCGTGGTCGGCGAGGTGGGCGACGTGGAGGGGTACCCGCCGCTTCCCGAGGACCTGCGGGCCGACCTGCGGGCCGTCGAGCGGCGCTTCCCCGCCGACCTCCGGCTGGACGAACTTGAGACCCGGGTTGCCGACCGGCTCCGGACGGAGTTCGACCTCGCGGACGTTTCGGTGTCCGTCGACGAACGCGGCCGGGCGACGGTCAGTGCCGCCCCGCCCTTTTCGGGGCTCTCGAAGCGGGTAGACGAGGGCCGCCAGGCCGTCTCCGTCGCGACACTCGTCCCGACGGGGCTGGCCCGCGGCGACGAGGTAACTGTCGCCACCCCCGACGCCGAGGTGGCGGGGACGGTCGTCAGCGCCCGGACCGACGGTGCGGGAGCGACGACGCCGGCAGTCAGCCAGCCAACCGCGCCGGCCGAGGACGGCCCGGACGATGAAGACGGCGGCGACGGCCACCGTCCGGCGCCCGTACGGGCACCCACGACCGACGGCGGCGAGGGGCGACTGACCGTCGCCGTCTCCCGGGCCGACGTGAAGACGCTGCTGGGCGTCGACCGGGCGAAGGTGGTCGTCGAGTCCAGGGGGACCCGCCGGGAGTACGAGGCGGTGTCGCTGTTGCGCCGGGCCGGGCGGCGGGTCCGCCGGCTGACCGTCGGGGACGGGAGCGCGCTCGCCGGCCGGAGCGTCGGGGCCGCCCGCGTCCGCGAGGAGTTCGGGGCGACGGTACTCGCCGTCCGGACGGCCGACGGCTGGCAGTTCGCGCCGGGCGGCGGGACGACACTCGACCCGGACGACGAGCTGTTCGCGGTCGGCGAGCCCGACGCACTCGAGGGGCTCGCCGATGCACTGGCCGGACGCCGGACCGGGACAGGGGGCGGTGACGACTGA
- a CDS encoding class I SAM-dependent methyltransferase translates to MGHHTFDAAKADRLEGPERYRRVSAEELLGALSLDGTETVIDVGSGTGFYTDDVAVAAGRVLAVDVQPAMHAFYSEKGIPDNVSPVTAVADALPLTDGSVEAAFSTMTYHEFATAGALAELARVLAPGGRLVAADWSGDGAGDAGPPVAERYTPAEVRDQLSEAGLTLERLEERPETFLFVATVPGV, encoded by the coding sequence ATGGGCCATCACACGTTCGACGCGGCGAAAGCCGACCGACTGGAGGGACCCGAGCGGTACCGCCGGGTCTCCGCGGAGGAACTGCTCGGGGCGCTGTCGCTCGACGGGACGGAGACCGTCATCGACGTGGGCAGCGGCACCGGCTTCTACACCGACGACGTTGCCGTGGCGGCCGGCCGCGTGCTCGCCGTCGACGTCCAGCCCGCCATGCACGCCTTCTACAGCGAGAAGGGGATCCCCGACAACGTCTCCCCGGTCACGGCCGTCGCCGACGCGCTTCCTCTCACCGACGGCAGCGTCGAGGCGGCGTTCTCGACGATGACCTACCACGAGTTCGCCACCGCCGGCGCGCTCGCGGAACTCGCCCGCGTGCTCGCGCCCGGCGGGCGGCTCGTCGCCGCCGACTGGAGCGGTGACGGGGCGGGCGACGCCGGCCCACCGGTCGCCGAGCGGTACACGCCGGCGGAGGTCCGCGACCAGCTCTCGGAGGCGGGGCTGACGCTCGAACGCCTCGAGGAGCGCCCCGAGACGTTCCTGTTCGTGGCGACGGTGCCGGGGGTCTGA
- a CDS encoding GNAT family N-acetyltransferase, translating to MSVRQARADDHDEVAAFTEGTWPDREAEDYIPDVFPEWVETDGPDQHTAVVEVEAEDENGSGDRRVVAVCQAKLLAEDEGWLQGIRVAPDHRGAGHGAALVEYLFEWLRERGARVARNLVFDWNPAGMGQSRTVGFEVRAGCRFLRVDAAERAVDSEVNRDPGRAWHCWSHSDARTALSGLALADGEPWAFTELTRERVEAASPLAILDGGTRAMAVRLETRDPDHRDGAVADYAAAAWEPGAGEGLFDAVRADAARAGADEARVCAPATPRHTADAGAARATFDQGGLVFATEL from the coding sequence ATGAGCGTCCGACAGGCCCGCGCCGACGACCACGACGAGGTCGCCGCCTTCACCGAGGGGACCTGGCCCGACCGCGAGGCCGAGGACTACATCCCCGACGTCTTCCCGGAGTGGGTCGAGACCGACGGTCCCGACCAGCACACCGCGGTCGTCGAGGTCGAGGCGGAAGACGAGAACGGAAGCGGGGACCGCCGGGTTGTGGCAGTCTGTCAGGCGAAGCTGCTGGCGGAGGACGAGGGGTGGCTCCAGGGGATCCGCGTCGCCCCCGACCACCGCGGCGCGGGCCACGGGGCGGCCCTGGTCGAGTACCTCTTCGAGTGGCTCCGCGAGCGGGGCGCCCGCGTCGCCCGCAACCTCGTCTTCGACTGGAACCCCGCCGGCATGGGTCAGTCCCGGACCGTGGGGTTCGAGGTGCGCGCCGGCTGTCGGTTTCTCCGGGTCGACGCGGCCGAGAGGGCTGTCGACAGCGAGGTCAACCGCGACCCCGGGCGGGCCTGGCACTGCTGGAGTCACAGCGACGCCCGCACGGCCCTTTCCGGGCTGGCGCTGGCCGACGGGGAGCCGTGGGCGTTCACCGAACTCACCCGCGAGCGGGTCGAAGCGGCGTCGCCGCTCGCGATACTCGACGGCGGGACGCGGGCGATGGCAGTCCGGCTCGAGACCCGCGACCCCGACCACCGCGATGGCGCGGTGGCCGACTACGCCGCGGCGGCCTGGGAGCCCGGCGCCGGTGAGGGGCTGTTCGACGCCGTCCGCGCGGACGCCGCCCGCGCGGGCGCCGACGAGGCCCGCGTGTGCGCCCCCGCGACCCCGCGACACACCGCGGACGCGGGGGCTGCCCGCGCCACCTTCGACCAGGGTGGGCTGGTGTTTGCGACCGAACTCTAA
- a CDS encoding HPP family protein — MCPNPRDRVRRLLGRARRAGRRRRRALRRHLERTQTVVHLSVLLLVPLLIGLVTYLSNAVSELAFLLFPPLASGAYTLFADPEGRYASVSRFVGGLTAGAVCGWVAVAGAGLVYETPAGEVNAFAAALAVFLTGLVTWLLDTEEPAAFSTALLTLFVHARVERPGLYVLSVAASSAVVAGGFALWRRSVYEQRDRYLYEAARGDDHVLVPMRGPRAETTAVLAARLAAAHRAGKVVLLDLVEEDWLAEAERALIAEHGAARLANGGPGAGGRAAGDAGTGRGEPGRPADGSAVSEAVSRLEVQANRVETLAGVPCEVVVAVAGQNPGRTALDAATRTNCDLIAAPYESADGRLAPFVRTLFRGEQDVLVHRATAERTAWGRVLVPVRGTSDVAHGMVDFATRLAGETGFVSVATCIDGGSERDRRRAESMLSDLVEPFEGDIETRVAATDIGDFLARNGPGYDLVVMGASRDRSRASRLVSPPTFRRVGDLDVDVAIVDRN; from the coding sequence ATGTGCCCGAACCCGCGAGACCGTGTGCGCCGGCTGCTCGGACGGGCACGGCGGGCCGGGCGACGCCGGCGTCGGGCGCTGCGCCGGCACCTCGAACGAACCCAGACCGTCGTCCACCTCTCGGTGCTCCTGCTCGTGCCGCTTCTGATCGGGCTGGTCACCTATCTCTCGAACGCCGTCTCGGAGCTCGCCTTCCTGCTGTTCCCGCCGCTCGCCTCCGGGGCGTACACGCTGTTCGCGGACCCGGAGGGGCGGTACGCCTCCGTCTCGCGGTTCGTCGGCGGGCTCACCGCCGGCGCGGTCTGTGGATGGGTCGCCGTCGCCGGCGCGGGGCTGGTCTACGAGACGCCCGCCGGCGAGGTCAACGCCTTCGCCGCGGCGCTCGCGGTCTTTCTGACCGGGCTGGTGACCTGGCTGCTCGACACCGAGGAGCCGGCGGCGTTCTCGACGGCACTGTTGACCCTGTTCGTCCACGCCCGGGTCGAGCGCCCCGGGCTGTACGTGCTCAGCGTGGCCGCCTCGAGCGCGGTCGTCGCCGGGGGGTTTGCCCTCTGGCGGCGCAGCGTCTACGAGCAGCGCGACCGCTACCTCTACGAGGCCGCCAGAGGCGACGACCACGTCCTCGTGCCGATGCGCGGGCCGCGGGCCGAGACGACCGCCGTCCTGGCCGCCCGCCTGGCGGCGGCCCACCGCGCCGGGAAGGTCGTCCTGCTCGACCTCGTCGAGGAGGACTGGCTGGCCGAGGCCGAGCGGGCGCTCATCGCGGAACACGGCGCGGCCCGGCTCGCGAACGGCGGCCCAGGGGCCGGCGGCCGCGCCGCGGGCGACGCGGGTACCGGTCGGGGGGAGCCGGGCCGCCCGGCCGACGGCAGCGCCGTCTCGGAGGCGGTGAGCCGGCTGGAGGTCCAGGCCAACCGCGTCGAGACGCTCGCGGGGGTCCCCTGCGAGGTGGTGGTGGCGGTCGCCGGCCAGAACCCCGGACGGACCGCGCTCGACGCCGCGACCCGGACCAACTGCGACCTCATCGCGGCCCCCTACGAGAGCGCTGACGGGCGCCTCGCGCCCTTCGTCCGGACGCTGTTTCGCGGCGAACAGGACGTCCTCGTCCACCGGGCCACGGCCGAGCGGACCGCGTGGGGGCGGGTGCTCGTCCCGGTCCGCGGGACCAGCGACGTCGCCCACGGGATGGTCGACTTCGCGACCCGGCTGGCCGGCGAGACCGGTTTCGTCTCCGTCGCCACCTGCATCGACGGGGGCAGCGAGCGCGACCGCCGCCGGGCGGAGTCGATGCTCTCGGACCTCGTCGAGCCCTTCGAGGGCGACATCGAGACCCGGGTCGCCGCCACCGATATCGGCGACTTCCTCGCGCGCAACGGCCCCGGATACGACCTCGTCGTCATGGGTGCCAGCCGGGACCGGAGCCGGGCCTCGCGGCTGGTCTCGCCGCCGACCTTCCGGCGGGTCGGCGACCTCGACGTCGACGTGGCTATCGTCGACCGGAACTGA
- the gatD gene encoding Glu-tRNA(Gln) amidotransferase subunit GatD, whose protein sequence is MNTGDRVRVERGGDSFEGVVLPSSTPEHIVVKRESGYNVGVDREAATVEVLESGVYDIETGETEGESAIEFDDDLPTVSLISTGGTIASTVDYRTGAVTAQFDAEDVLRAVPELAGLANYRGRVVANILSENMTPKVWQELAEAVHEEIEAGADGVVVMHGTDTMQFTASALSFMLDTPVPVVFTGSQRSADRPSSDNVMNAVCAVEAAKSDCAEVLVCMHADESDERCALHRGTRVRKNHTSRRDAFETVGANPLGEVVYESREVSFRRAYEERGETELALHPDLEESVDLLKFTPGTDPELLATLSDRDGVVIEGTGLGHVNTAWIDTVEELVDGGTHVVMTSQCIEGRVCDRVYDTGRDLLDAGVVEGEDTLPGTAMVKLMWVLANADSVADAMSESLAGEIQDRSTPWR, encoded by the coding sequence ATGAACACCGGCGACAGGGTCCGCGTCGAGCGCGGCGGCGACAGCTTCGAGGGGGTCGTCCTCCCCTCCTCGACGCCCGAGCACATCGTGGTGAAACGCGAGAGCGGTTACAATGTCGGCGTCGACCGCGAGGCGGCGACGGTCGAGGTGCTCGAGTCCGGCGTCTACGACATCGAGACCGGGGAGACCGAGGGCGAGTCGGCCATCGAGTTCGACGACGACCTCCCCACGGTCTCGCTCATCTCCACCGGCGGGACCATCGCCTCGACGGTCGACTACCGGACCGGCGCCGTCACCGCACAGTTCGACGCCGAGGACGTCCTGCGAGCGGTCCCCGAGCTCGCGGGGCTGGCCAACTACCGGGGCCGCGTCGTCGCCAACATCCTCTCGGAGAACATGACCCCGAAGGTCTGGCAGGAGCTGGCCGAGGCCGTCCACGAGGAGATCGAGGCCGGCGCCGACGGCGTCGTCGTGATGCACGGCACCGACACGATGCAGTTCACCGCCTCCGCCCTCTCGTTCATGCTCGACACCCCCGTCCCGGTGGTGTTCACCGGCAGCCAGCGCTCGGCGGACCGGCCCTCCTCCGACAACGTGATGAACGCGGTCTGTGCGGTCGAGGCCGCGAAAAGCGACTGCGCGGAGGTGCTCGTGTGTATGCACGCCGACGAGTCCGACGAGCGGTGTGCGCTGCACCGCGGCACCCGAGTCCGGAAGAACCACACCTCCCGCCGGGACGCCTTCGAGACCGTCGGCGCGAACCCCCTCGGGGAGGTGGTCTACGAGTCCCGCGAGGTCTCCTTCCGGCGGGCGTACGAAGAACGCGGCGAGACCGAACTCGCGCTCCACCCCGACCTCGAGGAGTCGGTCGACCTGCTGAAGTTCACACCCGGGACGGATCCGGAACTGCTCGCAACCCTCTCGGACCGCGACGGCGTGGTCATCGAGGGGACGGGGCTGGGCCACGTCAACACCGCGTGGATCGACACCGTCGAGGAACTGGTCGACGGCGGCACCCACGTCGTGATGACCAGCCAGTGCATCGAGGGCCGTGTCTGTGACCGGGTCTACGACACCGGCCGGGACCTGCTCGACGCCGGTGTCGTCGAGGGCGAGGACACCCTCCCGGGGACGGCGATGGTCAAACTGATGTGGGTGCTGGCGAACGCCGACTCCGTCGCGGACGCGATGAGCGAGTCGCTGGCCGGCGAGATCCAGGACCGCTCGACTCCCTGGCGATGA
- a CDS encoding BMP family lipoprotein, translated as MVSRRDVLKASGVGLTVGLAGCSGSRGPGDGTTDDGAGGGNGDDDGGNGGGETPAGTAAETETPLPGEDVNVGVIYARGGLGDQSFSDAANRGVRRARDELGISFDNAEPQSTSDFNSFQRRFARSTDPDYDLIICVGFEHVAPLQENANTFSDQRWAQLDAVVDRSNVENWVYAEEQGSYLVGQAAAQLSTMEFSAGPSSTDPSNTVLGFVGGIEAPVVQAFEAGFRAGAQSVDSGFEVLSSYVGDFSSPGAAEETAQSMIDQGADVLYHGAGAGGVGVFRAAQNNGVFAFGADSRQSETVPDFANVILGSMIKGVDTSAFRAVEHVVNDEFQGGNTFELGAGEGGFELVWSDSIGTEVPQEVKDAAAATKEEIAAGNIDVPATP; from the coding sequence ATGGTATCGCGCCGTGACGTACTGAAAGCGAGCGGGGTGGGACTGACAGTTGGGCTCGCAGGGTGTTCGGGGAGTCGCGGGCCCGGCGACGGGACGACCGACGACGGTGCCGGCGGCGGCAACGGCGACGACGACGGCGGTAACGGCGGCGGTGAGACGCCGGCCGGGACCGCGGCCGAGACCGAAACGCCGTTGCCGGGCGAGGATGTCAACGTCGGCGTCATCTACGCCCGGGGCGGCCTGGGCGACCAGTCGTTCTCGGACGCCGCCAACCGCGGGGTCCGGCGGGCGAGAGACGAACTCGGCATCAGCTTCGACAACGCCGAGCCCCAGAGCACGAGCGACTTCAACTCCTTCCAGCGGCGGTTCGCCCGGTCGACCGACCCCGACTACGACCTCATCATCTGTGTCGGGTTCGAGCACGTCGCGCCGCTCCAGGAGAACGCGAACACCTTCTCCGACCAGCGGTGGGCGCAGCTGGACGCGGTCGTCGACCGCTCGAACGTCGAGAACTGGGTCTACGCCGAGGAGCAGGGCTCTTACCTCGTCGGGCAGGCCGCCGCGCAGCTCTCGACCATGGAGTTTTCGGCGGGCCCCAGCTCGACGGACCCCTCGAACACGGTGCTCGGGTTCGTCGGCGGGATCGAGGCGCCGGTCGTCCAGGCCTTCGAGGCCGGCTTCCGGGCCGGCGCCCAGTCCGTCGACTCCGGGTTCGAGGTCCTGTCGAGCTACGTCGGGGACTTCTCCAGTCCCGGTGCTGCCGAGGAGACCGCCCAGTCGATGATCGACCAGGGCGCGGACGTGCTCTACCACGGCGCCGGTGCCGGTGGGGTCGGGGTGTTCCGGGCCGCACAGAACAACGGCGTGTTCGCCTTCGGCGCCGACAGCCGCCAGTCCGAGACCGTCCCGGACTTCGCCAACGTCATCCTCGGCTCGATGATCAAGGGCGTCGACACCAGCGCGTTCCGCGCCGTCGAGCACGTCGTCAACGACGAGTTCCAGGGCGGCAACACGTTCGAGCTCGGCGCCGGCGAGGGCGGGTTCGAGCTCGTCTGGAGCGACAGCATCGGGACGGAAGTGCCACAGGAGGTCAAGGACGCGGCCGCCGCCACCAAAGAGGAGATCGCCGCGGGCAACATCGACGTGCCGGCCACGCCGTGA
- a CDS encoding ubiquitin-like small modifier protein 1, producing the protein MQWKLFATLAETAGSEVTVPADGETTLREALDALLAAEPALEDQILAESGELREHIRLLHEGEDPFAAGAGWETRVAPDDELAVFPPVSGG; encoded by the coding sequence GTGCAGTGGAAGCTGTTCGCGACCCTGGCCGAGACCGCCGGCAGTGAGGTGACCGTCCCGGCCGACGGCGAGACGACCCTGCGGGAGGCCCTCGACGCGCTGCTGGCCGCCGAGCCGGCCCTCGAGGACCAGATCCTCGCGGAGTCCGGCGAACTCCGCGAGCACATCCGGCTGCTCCACGAGGGCGAGGACCCCTTCGCCGCGGGGGCGGGCTGGGAGACGCGCGTCGCGCCCGACGACGAACTCGCGGTTTTCCCGCCGGTCAGTGGCGGTTAG
- a CDS encoding NAD-binding protein has translation MATATRRALFAARAAVLLTTLVALLSLATGIANIATQQVSGPLATFVPETVRQTAGFTGTLTGFLMLLGAWGLRRGYRAAWYSTTVLFPVTAAQGLVQASVFSLPLVALSLLSLPTLFLNRKRFDRPVALSTAQQAAIFALAGTLVYGTAGAYALRDQFAGVANPTDALYYTIVTASTVGYGDVTAQSAQARLFSISVVVLGTASFAIALGSVLGPAIEARLSHALGTMSDKQYDLLEDHVLVLGYGELTEPLMEALADTEFVVVTDDEDRVSRLRSQNINVVAGDPSDEDPLRDAGVDRARAVIAATENDADDAFAILTARELNPEVRIVAAATARENVEKLRRAGADTVLSPTVIGGQLLVRSALSGSDVEGVATRLLESDGDGRD, from the coding sequence ATGGCGACGGCCACGCGGCGGGCGCTGTTCGCGGCGCGCGCGGCGGTCCTGCTGACGACGCTGGTTGCGCTGCTCTCGCTCGCGACCGGCATCGCCAACATCGCCACCCAGCAGGTGTCGGGTCCGCTGGCGACCTTCGTCCCGGAGACCGTCCGGCAGACCGCGGGCTTTACCGGGACGCTGACGGGCTTTCTGATGTTGCTCGGCGCGTGGGGGCTGCGCCGGGGCTACCGGGCGGCCTGGTACTCGACGACGGTGCTTTTCCCCGTGACTGCGGCCCAGGGGCTGGTCCAGGCCAGCGTCTTCTCGCTGCCGCTGGTGGCACTGTCGCTGCTCTCGCTGCCGACGCTCTTTCTGAACCGGAAGCGCTTCGACCGGCCGGTGGCGCTCTCGACGGCCCAGCAGGCAGCCATCTTCGCGCTCGCGGGGACGCTGGTCTACGGGACGGCGGGCGCGTACGCGCTGCGCGACCAGTTCGCAGGCGTCGCCAATCCGACGGACGCGCTGTACTACACCATCGTCACCGCGAGCACCGTCGGCTACGGCGACGTGACCGCCCAGTCCGCCCAGGCCCGGCTGTTCAGCATCTCGGTGGTCGTCCTCGGGACGGCCAGTTTCGCCATCGCGCTGGGCTCGGTGCTCGGTCCGGCCATCGAGGCACGCCTCTCGCACGCGCTCGGAACCATGTCTGACAAACAGTACGACCTGCTCGAGGACCACGTGCTGGTGCTCGGCTACGGCGAGCTGACGGAACCGCTCATGGAGGCACTCGCGGACACGGAGTTCGTGGTCGTCACCGACGACGAGGACCGCGTCTCCCGGCTCCGGAGTCAGAACATCAACGTCGTCGCCGGCGACCCCAGCGACGAGGACCCCCTCCGGGACGCGGGGGTCGACCGCGCCCGGGCGGTCATCGCCGCCACGGAGAACGACGCCGACGACGCCTTCGCTATCCTGACCGCCCGCGAGCTCAACCCGGAAGTCCGGATCGTCGCCGCCGCCACTGCCCGCGAGAACGTCGAGAAGCTCCGGCGTGCCGGCGCGGATACCGTGCTGAGCCCCACCGTCATCGGCGGGCAGCTGCTCGTCCGGTCGGCGCTCTCCGGGAGCGACGTCGAGGGGGTCGCCACCCGCCTGCTCGAGTCCGACGGGGACGGCCGGGACTGA
- a CDS encoding TrkA C-terminal domain-containing protein — MALVGSVAQLAAQLAGLAVLAGGVAAAVAVAHRWYVRERVPRGLALLFGLAAVAVYLNTTTALGEAITGSGDAATVRAALFNIVAFGSGTGGALLGRRAGDRFAVEAVTGGEEAVDGGVGRLVRTVGRAIRVELPEEVGDVVGYDPVPRETKEQLAGTTFVFPRGLTVAQLRDRLVERLRSDYAVGHVDVDLTQEGSVEYLAVGARAAGIGPTLPPGTRAVAVRADPAFAASAGDTVQVWETDPMERVLTAELRGTSGDVATLAVDAADTPKLDPDTAYRLVTLPADDRPDREFVSLLRAARETFSSVTVAADSPLAGVPVGALSPVVVAVESPDGGTVTLPERDRTLAAGDTLFAIASPEALRRLERAADPARGTESGADPGGAVAAADRPGSR; from the coding sequence ATGGCGCTGGTCGGCAGTGTGGCGCAGCTCGCCGCACAGCTGGCCGGGCTCGCGGTCCTCGCCGGCGGGGTCGCGGCGGCCGTCGCGGTCGCCCACCGGTGGTACGTCCGCGAGCGAGTGCCCCGGGGGCTGGCGCTGTTGTTCGGGCTCGCGGCCGTCGCGGTCTACCTGAACACCACGACCGCGCTCGGGGAGGCGATCACCGGCTCCGGGGACGCGGCGACGGTCCGGGCCGCCCTGTTCAACATCGTCGCATTCGGCAGCGGGACCGGCGGCGCGTTGCTCGGGCGGCGGGCCGGTGACCGCTTCGCCGTCGAGGCCGTCACCGGCGGCGAGGAGGCCGTCGACGGCGGCGTCGGCCGGCTGGTCCGGACCGTCGGGCGAGCCATCAGGGTGGAGCTCCCGGAGGAGGTGGGCGACGTCGTCGGCTACGACCCCGTTCCCCGGGAGACGAAAGAGCAGCTCGCCGGGACGACGTTCGTCTTCCCGCGCGGGCTCACCGTCGCGCAGCTTCGCGACCGGCTGGTCGAGCGCCTCAGGAGCGACTACGCCGTCGGGCACGTCGACGTCGACCTGACACAGGAGGGGTCCGTCGAGTACCTCGCCGTCGGTGCCCGGGCGGCCGGCATCGGACCGACCCTGCCACCGGGGACGAGGGCCGTCGCGGTCAGGGCCGACCCCGCCTTCGCGGCCAGCGCCGGCGACACCGTTCAGGTCTGGGAGACCGACCCGATGGAGCGGGTGCTCACCGCCGAACTCCGCGGGACCAGCGGGGACGTCGCCACCCTGGCGGTCGACGCCGCCGACACCCCGAAGCTCGACCCGGACACCGCGTATCGGCTGGTCACGCTCCCCGCCGACGACCGCCCGGACCGGGAGTTCGTCTCGCTGCTGCGGGCCGCCCGGGAGACGTTCAGCTCCGTCACCGTCGCCGCCGACAGCCCGCTCGCGGGGGTCCCGGTCGGCGCACTCTCGCCCGTGGTCGTCGCCGTCGAATCACCAGATGGCGGGACCGTTACGCTGCCAGAGCGCGACCGCACGCTCGCTGCCGGGGACACGCTCTTCGCCATCGCGTCCCCGGAGGCGCTTCGGCGGCTGGAGCGGGCCGCCGACCCGGCCCGCGGAACGGAGTCCGGGGCCGACCCGGGCGGCGCGGTCGCGGCCGCGGACCGGCCGGGGTCGCGGTGA
- a CDS encoding adenosylhomocysteinase — translation MPSGTLEDQETEPETDDPLVWTRDHTPLLRSFAEEFGRERPFDGLTVAVASHLETKTGVLIETLRAAGAEVLFAPSEPQSTHGDVVQFLDAQEGYEAFAREGMTDEEFEEAQHALLEREPDIILDDGCELIAKVHDAHPEVARKVLAGGEQTTAGITRLEAMDREDVLEFPVYGVNDTPMKHFFDNVHGTGESALANVMITTNAMVAGKTAVVAGYGYVGRGVASKLRSLGAETVVTEVDPRRALQAHMDGHRVSNMAEAAPEGDLFLTATGNRDIIRGEHFEAMESGAKLANAGHFDVEIVVDDLAAMADRTSEPKEGVTRYHLPDGRHIDLLSEGRLVNLTGPYSQGHPAEVIDMTFAMMFMAAYDLSKRHDELEPGLYSVPDRVDREVAERKLATLGTDIDEVTESQSEYEADWRHGDQF, via the coding sequence ATGCCATCGGGAACGCTCGAGGACCAGGAGACGGAACCGGAGACCGACGACCCGCTCGTGTGGACGCGTGACCACACGCCGCTACTGCGGTCCTTTGCCGAGGAGTTCGGCCGCGAACGGCCCTTCGACGGGCTGACGGTCGCGGTGGCCTCGCACCTGGAGACTAAGACCGGCGTGCTCATCGAGACGCTCCGCGCGGCGGGCGCCGAAGTCCTGTTCGCGCCCTCCGAGCCGCAGTCGACCCACGGCGACGTGGTTCAGTTCCTCGACGCCCAGGAGGGGTACGAGGCCTTCGCCCGCGAGGGGATGACCGACGAGGAGTTCGAGGAGGCCCAGCACGCTCTGCTCGAACGGGAGCCCGACATCATCCTCGACGACGGCTGTGAACTGATCGCGAAGGTCCACGACGCCCACCCCGAGGTCGCCCGGAAGGTGCTCGCGGGCGGGGAGCAGACCACCGCCGGGATCACCCGGCTGGAGGCGATGGACCGCGAAGACGTGCTCGAATTCCCGGTCTACGGCGTCAACGACACGCCGATGAAACACTTCTTCGACAACGTCCACGGGACCGGCGAGTCCGCCCTGGCGAACGTGATGATCACGACAAACGCCATGGTCGCCGGGAAGACCGCCGTGGTGGCCGGCTACGGCTACGTCGGCCGCGGGGTCGCCAGCAAGCTCCGCTCGCTGGGCGCGGAGACGGTCGTCACGGAGGTCGACCCCCGGCGGGCGCTGCAGGCACACATGGACGGCCACCGGGTTTCGAACATGGCCGAGGCCGCGCCGGAGGGGGACCTGTTCCTGACGGCGACGGGCAACCGCGACATCATCCGCGGGGAGCACTTCGAGGCCATGGAGTCGGGCGCGAAACTCGCCAACGCCGGCCACTTCGACGTGGAGATCGTCGTCGACGACCTGGCGGCGATGGCCGACCGAACGAGCGAACCCAAGGAGGGGGTCACACGGTACCACCTGCCCGATGGCCGCCACATCGACCTGCTCAGCGAGGGCCGGCTCGTCAATCTCACCGGCCCCTACAGCCAGGGCCACCCCGCAGAGGTGATCGACATGACCTTCGCGATGATGTTCATGGCGGCCTACGACCTCTCGAAGCGACACGACGAGCTGGAGCCGGGGCTGTACAGCGTCCCCGACCGGGTCGACCGCGAGGTTGCGGAGCGCAAGCTGGCGACGCTCGGGACCGACATCGACGAGGTGACGGAGAGCCAGTCGGAGTACGAGGCCGACTGGCGCCACGGCGACCAGTTCTGA